A region of the Polynucleobacter sp. MWH-Braz-FAM2G genome:
ACACAAAGCAAATGATGATGAACATCCTTTTACGATGGGTTTAGCGGCAGCAAAAGATGCTTTGCACGATGCCGGGATGAGTGGTGATGATGTGGATCTAGTGATTTTTGTTTCCGCTGGAGATTACGACTATCGATTTTGGTGTCCCTCAAGTGCGGTAGTGCGTGAGTTGGGTTGTCGCCATGCATATTCATTTGAAGTGCGCAATGGTTGTGCTGGTGGAAATTTAGCTTGCAATATTGCCATGGGGTTGATGGATCGTGACTCATCGGTAAAGACTGCGTTGATCATTTGCTCAGATACGCTTTCTAGGGTAATTAATCCTCAGATTCCGGAATGCCATCCTTTGCTTTATTTTGGAGATGGTGCCGCTGCTGTGGTACTAAAGAGGAATCATCCGCGCTATCAATTGCTCAGTTTTGCTGAGCATACTGATGGTGATCTTGGCGATTTGCTGAGGGTGGATGCTGGTGGAACTCGCATGCCAATTGGTAAAGACTTTCAAGACTGGACCAAAACATATTCAAAAGTGGATGTTGCGGCATTTGCAAATCTGATAGATAAGGTTTATCTCAAAAAGTACTTGGCAGTCATTAACAAGGCACTTGAACGCTCGGGACATGCAGTCTCTGAAATTGATTTTGTCCTCATGAATCAAATTAAAAGTTCTTTGCGTGACCATATTATGGAAGGTATTGGGATACCTCAAGATCACACCTACATCACCATGGATGAATTTGGACATATCGGTCCAGCAGATGCCTTTTTTACAATGGCAAAGGCGCATCGCGAGGGATTGTTATCTGAAGGTAAATTAGCAATTCTGGCCTCAAGTGGCTTAGGTTTCTCATGGGCCGCTAGCATTATTCGTTGCTAGAAATTAAATGAATTTGCTTTAAATAGTCCTGATAAAAAAAGCCCCGCAGAAACGGGGCTTTGTATTGAATAGCATTAGGAATTAGCTAAATGCCTGGATGCCAGTCTGTGCGCGACCCAGTATCAGAGCATGAATATCGTGAGTGCCTTCATAGGTATTTACAACTTCCAAGTTCAACATATGTCGAACAACACCGTATTCATCTGAGATGCCGTTTCCACCGTGCATATCACGTGCCATACGGGCAATCTCTAAGGACTTGCCACAGGAATTACGTTTCATGATGGAGGTAATTTCAGGGGCGGCAATTCCTTCATCCTTCATGCGGCCTAAGCGCAGGCAGCCTTGAAGTCCAAGTGTGATTTCGGTTTGCATATCCGCTAATTTTTTTTGAATTAACTGATTGGCTGCCAAAGGCTTGCCAAATTGTTTACGATCCATGGTGTATTGGCGGGCGGCATACCAGCACCACTCGGCCGCTCCAAGCGCACCCCAGGCAATGCCATAACGCGCAGAGTTCAGGCAGGTGAAGGGGCCTTTAAGACCTTCAATTTCAGGAAACTCATTTTCCTGGGGAACAAATACTTCATCCATCACGATCTCACCAGTGATCGAGGCGCGCAATCCCATCTTGCCGCTGATTTTCGGAGCAGTGAGCCCCTTCATTCCTTTTTCTAGAATATAGCCGCGGATAATGCCCGCATCATTTTTTGCCCAGACTACAAATACATCTGCAATTGGAGAGTTTGAAATCCACATCTTTGAGCCGGTTAAAGAAAAGCCGCCAGGTACTTTTTTGGCTCGAGTAATCATGCCTCCAGCATCAGATCCATAGTTGGGCTCAGTTAATCCAAAGCAACCTATCCATTCGCCGCTAGCTAATTTTGGCAAGTACTTTTGCTTTTGTGCTTCGCTACCAAATTCATTGATAGGAACCATTACTAAAGAAGATTGAACACTCATCATGGAGCGATAACCTGAGTCCACGCGTTCGATCTCGCGAGCAATCAAACCATATGAGACATAGTTCAAATTGGCGCCACCATACTGCTCAGGAATGGTGATGCCCAATAGACCCAGTTCTCCCATTTCGCGAAAGATAGCAGGGTCGGTGGTCTCATTACGATAGGCATCATGAATACGGGGCATGAGGCGGCCTTGTGCATATTCGGCTGCTGCATCTCTTGCCATACGCTCTTCTTCAGTAAGTTGCGTATCGAGAAGGAGTGGGTCTGCCCAATTAAAAGTCGCTTTACTCATTACCTTGCCATCCTCTATGCGGTTTTATTTACATTTTTGCCTGCACTCTGCGAAGTTTCGGGAATGCAGATATTCTTCTTTCTATTATCCATTTTTCTGAGCTTATGGACCGCCCTAGACCTCACCATCGCTATTACGATCTGATCTTGACTGCTTTTGTGGTTGTTTTGGTGTGCTCAAACTTTATTGGCGCAGGAAAAGCGGCGGTAATTGATTTGCCTTACTTGGGAAGTGTTCCATTTGGTGGCGGAATATTATTTTTCCCAATAGCGTATTTTTTCGGCGACATCCTTACTGAAGTATATGGATATGCCTATGATCGTAGGGCTGTTTGGGCTGGTTTCACAGCCCTTGCGTTTGCTGCAATCATGGCTCAGATTGTGATTGCTCTCCCAGTAGCTCCAGGCGCATATATGGCCAACTATCAGCATGGCCTAGAAACGGTATTTGGTAATTCTTGGCGCATAGCGTTAGCTTCTATGTTTGCATTCTGGTGCGGTAGTTTTGCTAATAGCTATGTTTTGGCGAAGATGAAAATCTGGACTCAGGGACGCTTTCTTTGGATGCGTACGATTGGCTCGACTGCTGTAGGTGAGTTGGTTGACTCATCCTTTTTCTATGTTCTGGCTTTTTATGGAATTTGGCCAACCGATGAAGTGATTCAGGTGGCGCTTGCGCAATATGTGCTCAAAACTTCTTGG
Encoded here:
- a CDS encoding 3-oxoacyl-[acyl-carrier-protein] synthase III C-terminal domain-containing protein; translation: MNPYSDHHRGHVVAGIAGFGTYTPTARVSAEELARQANIPVERLTQGIGFTHIHKANDDEHPFTMGLAAAKDALHDAGMSGDDVDLVIFVSAGDYDYRFWCPSSAVVRELGCRHAYSFEVRNGCAGGNLACNIAMGLMDRDSSVKTALIICSDTLSRVINPQIPECHPLLYFGDGAAAVVLKRNHPRYQLLSFAEHTDGDLGDLLRVDAGGTRMPIGKDFQDWTKTYSKVDVAAFANLIDKVYLKKYLAVINKALERSGHAVSEIDFVLMNQIKSSLRDHIMEGIGIPQDHTYITMDEFGHIGPADAFFTMAKAHREGLLSEGKLAILASSGLGFSWAASIIRC
- a CDS encoding queuosine precursor transporter, whose translation is MDRPRPHHRYYDLILTAFVVVLVCSNFIGAGKAAVIDLPYLGSVPFGGGILFFPIAYFFGDILTEVYGYAYDRRAVWAGFTALAFAAIMAQIVIALPVAPGAYMANYQHGLETVFGNSWRIALASMFAFWCGSFANSYVLAKMKIWTQGRFLWMRTIGSTAVGELVDSSFFYVLAFYGIWPTDEVIQVALAQYVLKTSWEVLATPLTYWVVNFLKRKENEDFYDIHTNFTPFRVKV
- a CDS encoding acyl-CoA dehydrogenase encodes the protein MSKATFNWADPLLLDTQLTEEERMARDAAAEYAQGRLMPRIHDAYRNETTDPAIFREMGELGLLGITIPEQYGGANLNYVSYGLIAREIERVDSGYRSMMSVQSSLVMVPINEFGSEAQKQKYLPKLASGEWIGCFGLTEPNYGSDAGGMITRAKKVPGGFSLTGSKMWISNSPIADVFVVWAKNDAGIIRGYILEKGMKGLTAPKISGKMGLRASITGEIVMDEVFVPQENEFPEIEGLKGPFTCLNSARYGIAWGALGAAEWCWYAARQYTMDRKQFGKPLAANQLIQKKLADMQTEITLGLQGCLRLGRMKDEGIAAPEITSIMKRNSCGKSLEIARMARDMHGGNGISDEYGVVRHMLNLEVVNTYEGTHDIHALILGRAQTGIQAFS